GCTCAGGCTGAGCTGGTCAGCCTGACCCGGCCTTCTCTGTGATTCGGTTTCCGATAAGTACGATTCTCGGAAACCGGACGGTTCAGTTTATCGGCAGCGTATTGTATCTGTGGGCTTTGCTGGCCAGTTCCTCCGCGCGTCTTATGTACCTCATAGTGGTCTTCGGGTCGCGGTGTCCTAGAAACTGCTGGATCACGATCAGGGGCGCCTCGTTTACGGCCATGTTGGTTCCGACGGTGTGTCTTATGGAGTGCGGGGAGATTTGCTTGGTTATTCCGGCTCGCTCGGCGTATTTCTTTATTATGTACCGGACCGATCTCGTAGTCAGGGGCCTGCAGTTGCCTTCCCGGGACTGAAAGAGGGGTCGCTTCATATCAGACTGTGAGGCGAAGCTCATGCCGCACCTGAGAACGAAGTTCTGAACAAGGGTCCAGAGTTCGGGTGAAACGGAGACGTTTCGGACCCTCTCGCCCTTACCGACCACCCTGAGGCTCAGGGTCTCTGCACCGTCGCTGTCCGCACCCATATCCCTGAAGTCCCCGACGACGACCCCGACTACCTCGGCCTCCCGAAGCCCGCAGGAGGCCATCAGGGCGATCATCACATAGTCCCGGTAGTTCGACGTTCTCGCGGCAGAGAGCATCCTTGATAGCTCATCATCGGTCAGTACGTTGTAGGAGGAATCCTGCTCGACCTTCGGACTCCTTGCAAAAAACCGGATCGCCTCCGGGTTTACCCGCGTGAAACCGCCCATAAAGGTAAAGGTCAGGAAACGCCTCAGGGCCGCAAGCTTTTTTGCAACCGTAGCTCGGGAATACAGACCCATTATCCGCTCCCTGTAGATGCTGATGTCCTCGGCCGTCAGGGATCCCAGATCCTCCTTCCCGAGACGTTCCTCCATAAAACACACGAACATCTTTAGTTCGGTATTATACGTTTTCTTTGTCTGAGGGCTGGTGAGGGTTCTGAGGTAGGTCTCTATAAGGCTTTCGGTTGTGGGTCGGGTGGTCACCGGGTCGTTTGTGCTGCGGGTGTCGGGGAGGTGCGGGATGATCTCAGTCCTCGGGGTTTTCGTAGGTTATGAGGCTTACTACTTCGTGGGGGGTTATAGCCTGTCTGCCGCCGAGGTAGAGGAGTTCTATCATAAAGGCAGCCCCGGCCACGACCCCGCCGGCGTTCTCGACAAGCTGACACATCGCCCGGGCGGTGCCGCCGGTGGCCAGGAGGTCATCTGCGACGAGAACCCGGGTTCCGGGCGGGATCGAGTCCACGT
This sequence is a window from Rubrobacter indicoceani. Protein-coding genes within it:
- a CDS encoding tyrosine-type recombinase/integrase, translating into MTTRPTTESLIETYLRTLTSPQTKKTYNTELKMFVCFMEERLGKEDLGSLTAEDISIYRERIMGLYSRATVAKKLAALRRFLTFTFMGGFTRVNPEAIRFFARSPKVEQDSSYNVLTDDELSRMLSAARTSNYRDYVMIALMASCGLREAEVVGVVVGDFRDMGADSDGAETLSLRVVGKGERVRNVSVSPELWTLVQNFVLRCGMSFASQSDMKRPLFQSREGNCRPLTTRSVRYIIKKYAERAGITKQISPHSIRHTVGTNMAVNEAPLIVIQQFLGHRDPKTTMRYIRRAEELASKAHRYNTLPIN